The following proteins come from a genomic window of Pirellula staleyi DSM 6068:
- a CDS encoding sulfatase, translating into MKSIPCLLMLLLWMLASPSRELLAKTPAKPNVLLLIVDDLNTWLMEDPTRYSGKVVAPNLQELGKQGIVFRRAYAASPVCCPSRTALLSGVRPWQSGMYENGLDSSASAALKQATSMPAVFKQAGYYTASYGKVGHGWRLGDVWDDSLAHRRDPAPPQAPLLPFTRGELDWGLTHLKEAEMSDTKIADAAVTQLQRKHDRPFFIACGLFHPHMPWYIPQKYFDMFPVDEVKTPEILDTDLDDLPPLGRAVTQGKAKFVDQVMENKVHKEGVRAYLAATAYADFQMGRVVEALKQSPYADNTIVVFLSDHGFHLGEKHHWQKNTLWQEATHCNLAFRVPGITTPSSVCQRCVSLQDLYPTLMDLTGLTPPSQVEGRSLVPLLKEPKAAWESTAITSWGDRYVAIRTEHYRYIRYRDDQEELYDLLNDPHEWTNQIKNQDYAADVEILRSKIPALKDMAPKLKSGRRSDD; encoded by the coding sequence ATGAAATCCATCCCATGCCTTCTAATGCTCCTGCTGTGGATGCTTGCGTCGCCGTCGCGAGAATTACTGGCTAAGACGCCCGCCAAGCCCAACGTTCTGCTGCTGATTGTCGATGATCTCAACACTTGGTTGATGGAAGATCCCACGCGCTACTCCGGCAAAGTCGTCGCACCCAATCTCCAGGAGTTGGGCAAGCAGGGAATCGTCTTTCGTCGGGCGTACGCCGCCAGCCCGGTGTGTTGCCCATCCCGCACCGCATTGCTTTCCGGCGTGCGCCCTTGGCAATCGGGGATGTACGAGAACGGGCTCGATTCGTCCGCGAGTGCGGCGCTGAAACAGGCCACGTCGATGCCCGCCGTGTTCAAGCAGGCAGGGTATTACACAGCATCTTACGGCAAGGTCGGCCACGGCTGGCGACTTGGCGACGTATGGGATGATTCCTTGGCCCACAGGCGCGACCCCGCTCCACCGCAAGCCCCGTTACTCCCATTCACCCGCGGCGAGCTGGACTGGGGGCTAACGCACCTGAAGGAAGCGGAAATGAGCGACACAAAAATCGCGGATGCCGCGGTGACTCAGCTGCAACGAAAGCACGATCGCCCCTTTTTCATTGCCTGCGGCCTGTTCCATCCTCACATGCCGTGGTACATCCCACAAAAATATTTTGACATGTTTCCGGTGGATGAGGTGAAAACTCCGGAGATTCTCGATACCGACCTGGATGACTTGCCGCCTCTGGGCCGGGCTGTCACTCAAGGCAAGGCGAAGTTCGTCGATCAGGTGATGGAGAACAAGGTGCACAAAGAGGGCGTGCGTGCATATCTGGCAGCCACCGCCTATGCCGACTTCCAAATGGGTCGTGTCGTGGAAGCGCTCAAGCAAAGCCCCTATGCCGACAACACGATCGTGGTGTTCCTGAGCGATCATGGCTTCCACCTCGGTGAGAAGCACCACTGGCAGAAGAATACACTCTGGCAAGAGGCTACGCATTGTAACCTGGCCTTCCGCGTTCCAGGAATCACGACGCCCAGCAGTGTTTGCCAGCGGTGCGTCTCCCTCCAGGATCTCTACCCGACCTTGATGGACCTCACTGGCCTCACACCACCATCCCAGGTGGAAGGGCGTTCGCTGGTGCCGCTCCTCAAGGAACCCAAGGCTGCATGGGAGAGCACGGCAATCACTTCTTGGGGCGATCGCTACGTCGCCATTCGGACAGAGCATTATCGCTATATCCGTTATCGCGATGACCAGGAAGAACTTTACGACCTCTTGAATGACCCACATGAGTGGACCAACCAGATCAAGAACCAAGACTACGCTGCCGACGTCGAGATCCTGCGTTCAAAGATACCCGCACTGAAGGACATGGCCCCGAAGCTGAAGTCCGGCCGTCGAAGCGACGACTAG
- a CDS encoding sigma-70 family RNA polymerase sigma factor, whose product MDPESPLQHEQFLTLFTSSEPAIRAYVRRLVPTRNDAADVMQGVSLVLWKKFHELDQPSDFRKWSFGVARYETLAWLRNKSRDRLVLAEDVLLTLAHESERGEERLTAQREALEDCLEKLPQPQRTAILAAYAPDAAMQDVAKQSGRTVAAFYQWLHRMRLQLLECTRRTLQSEGLT is encoded by the coding sequence ATGGACCCTGAATCTCCTCTCCAACACGAGCAATTTCTTACGCTGTTTACGTCCAGCGAACCGGCGATACGTGCCTATGTCCGTAGGTTGGTACCGACGAGAAACGATGCCGCTGACGTGATGCAGGGCGTCTCGTTGGTGCTCTGGAAAAAGTTCCACGAGCTTGACCAGCCAAGTGACTTTCGCAAATGGTCGTTTGGCGTTGCGCGTTACGAAACGCTGGCTTGGCTGCGCAACAAGTCGAGAGATCGACTGGTGTTGGCAGAAGACGTATTGCTCACCTTGGCTCACGAATCCGAGCGGGGCGAAGAGAGACTGACGGCTCAGCGGGAGGCTTTGGAAGATTGTCTAGAAAAGCTGCCCCAGCCACAGCGGACTGCGATTCTAGCGGCCTACGCACCTGACGCAGCCATGCAGGACGTAGCGAAACAAAGTGGACGGACCGTCGCAGCCTTCTACCAATGGTTGCATCGCATGCGATTGCAATTGCTGGAATGTACGCGTCGCACGCTACAGTCGGAGGGGTTGACATGA
- a CDS encoding LamG-like jellyroll fold domain-containing protein encodes MLDDESATTAAAPPETFTKSKTNDKLAPTFRVAIVLGTLAATLLLAASLWLASLGKNKLTPVATLLTEIDAVLLCNGQSCKTTELAAGKYRLEQGLVLLQFGGGVMVYVEAPAHFDAISNKCVELHSGRLSANVPPEGVGFTVETPEAEVIDFGTEFSVDVESGASEVHVFDGLVRVQPRSEGNLEKSGAIDLRASQAVKIDDVVKKPVSIALATDRFIRTFDESRRKFSRTIKQLSPVAFYPMAIRDQGLACVPPEYSGIVLTGDGNRPPHARGVFAGGSLRVLADSSGRGGIVKSAPPLQSGEFTLAAYVFLENRAHSAVVVTNIQRDTGSFSLELNERGFLQATVRDSAGELRSTSADALLPLRTWCHIVMTVDGEQLRLYGDGRLAASTMSAPLSSNVSTSLWFGTDSDAVRLWDGRIDEVALFDKALDDAQISELYQAALEQMGKTE; translated from the coding sequence ATGCTCGACGACGAATCAGCGACAACCGCTGCCGCTCCTCCCGAGACATTTACAAAATCAAAAACTAACGACAAACTCGCGCCGACATTTCGAGTTGCCATCGTCCTGGGAACCCTAGCGGCGACACTGCTTCTTGCTGCATCGCTTTGGCTTGCCAGTCTGGGCAAGAACAAGCTGACACCGGTGGCAACACTGCTCACCGAAATCGATGCAGTGCTGCTGTGCAACGGCCAGTCTTGTAAAACCACCGAATTAGCGGCGGGCAAATATCGTCTTGAGCAGGGATTGGTGCTCTTGCAGTTTGGTGGCGGAGTGATGGTTTATGTTGAAGCTCCGGCGCACTTTGACGCGATCAGCAACAAATGTGTCGAACTGCATTCGGGACGCCTCTCTGCCAATGTTCCTCCTGAAGGAGTTGGCTTTACGGTGGAAACACCCGAAGCAGAGGTGATTGACTTTGGTACAGAGTTTTCGGTCGATGTCGAATCAGGGGCCAGTGAAGTACATGTCTTTGACGGCCTGGTTCGCGTGCAACCACGATCGGAGGGAAACCTAGAGAAATCGGGCGCCATCGATCTCCGCGCATCACAGGCAGTGAAGATCGATGATGTAGTTAAAAAGCCGGTGTCGATAGCACTAGCCACCGATCGATTTATTCGCACGTTTGATGAGTCGCGACGCAAATTCTCACGCACCATCAAGCAGCTCTCTCCCGTTGCGTTCTACCCGATGGCGATCCGCGACCAGGGGCTGGCCTGCGTGCCGCCGGAATACTCGGGCATCGTCTTAACCGGCGACGGAAATCGACCACCTCATGCCAGGGGTGTGTTTGCTGGGGGATCGCTACGGGTGCTGGCAGATTCTTCAGGACGAGGCGGGATTGTGAAGTCTGCGCCGCCTTTGCAGTCGGGGGAGTTCACACTGGCGGCTTATGTGTTTCTGGAGAATAGAGCCCATAGCGCCGTTGTGGTCACCAATATCCAGCGAGATACAGGGAGTTTTTCGCTCGAACTCAACGAGCGCGGCTTCCTTCAGGCAACCGTCCGAGATAGTGCTGGCGAGTTGCGATCTACCTCTGCCGATGCCTTACTACCACTCCGCACCTGGTGTCACATCGTGATGACAGTGGATGGCGAGCAACTGCGTCTCTATGGCGACGGTCGACTCGCTGCTTCCACGATGTCGGCTCCCCTCTCCAGCAATGTGTCAACATCGCTGTGGTTCGGAACAGACTCGGATGCAGTCCGCTTGTGGGATGGACGTATCGACGAAGTTGCACTGTTCGACAAGGCGCTCGACGACGCGCAAATCTCAGAGCTGTATCAGGCAGCTTTGGAACAAATGGGGAAAACTGAATGA
- a CDS encoding sialate O-acetylesterase codes for MRQLTTLLVVIAGLLLVSSSSAPASDTRGVHLILLSGQSNMANLDPAQVFIPEVERHFGAENVVIVKVARSGQPIRRWYKKWTVTGKQNPKEIGDLYEQLMATAEKALNGRPIQSATLIWMQGERDVKERLSAHYKVAFLGMVEQLKTDLDVPQINYIIGRISDSGPGNKDWDSIRDVQQKLGESGPHSAWINTDDLNDDGQKRNDLHYSEKGYQLLAKRSADKAIPLLSAPSKQENCHP; via the coding sequence ATGAGACAACTAACCACTCTGCTCGTCGTGATCGCTGGACTGCTCTTGGTAAGCAGTTCGTCGGCGCCGGCCAGTGACACTCGCGGCGTTCATCTGATCCTTCTGTCAGGCCAGTCCAACATGGCCAACCTGGATCCTGCTCAGGTCTTCATTCCTGAAGTGGAAAGGCACTTTGGTGCCGAGAATGTGGTGATCGTAAAAGTAGCCCGAAGCGGCCAGCCAATTCGCCGCTGGTACAAGAAGTGGACAGTCACCGGCAAACAGAACCCAAAAGAAATTGGTGATCTCTACGAGCAACTAATGGCAACTGCCGAGAAGGCACTCAACGGCAGACCCATTCAGTCCGCAACTCTGATTTGGATGCAGGGAGAGCGGGATGTCAAGGAACGCCTGTCTGCTCACTACAAAGTGGCCTTTCTCGGTATGGTGGAGCAGCTCAAGACTGATTTAGATGTCCCTCAAATCAATTATATCATTGGCCGAATCAGCGATTCGGGGCCGGGCAACAAAGACTGGGACAGCATTCGCGATGTGCAACAAAAGCTCGGAGAATCAGGTCCTCACAGCGCATGGATCAATACCGACGATCTCAATGACGACGGCCAGAAACGCAATGATCTCCACTATTCAGAGAAGGGATATCAACTGCTCGCCAAGCGTTCTGCAGATAAAGCAATTCCGTTGCTGAGCGCTCCGAGCAAACAGGAAAATTGCCACCCATGA
- a CDS encoding DUF1080 domain-containing protein encodes MILAVVIATVIATPPAVAEDWQVLFDGTSLQGWQPSNDNMQFELVDGVILGSSSAQTHFLVTSSKYGDFELELEVKLHDTDLNSGVQIRTSTSRTNEKGDSRAVIHGPQVDLGKSPGRSGQLFSQGNGAWITPKDKLASSSAMKNGEWNTLRVLAVGPRIQTWVNGQQIADVTDEEAYAKYPSGVIALQVHGVKNSPEKGRHVSFRSIRIRKIETAK; translated from the coding sequence ATGATTCTCGCAGTCGTTATCGCAACAGTGATTGCGACACCGCCCGCAGTTGCCGAAGACTGGCAGGTGCTCTTTGATGGAACGAGCCTGCAAGGCTGGCAGCCGTCCAACGACAACATGCAATTTGAGTTGGTCGATGGAGTGATTCTTGGTTCGAGTTCCGCCCAAACTCATTTTCTGGTCACGAGCAGCAAGTACGGAGACTTTGAGTTGGAGCTTGAAGTCAAGCTGCACGACACCGACCTAAATTCTGGGGTGCAGATCCGCACGAGTACGAGTCGGACGAACGAAAAAGGCGACTCTCGCGCAGTGATTCATGGCCCGCAGGTCGATCTTGGGAAATCACCCGGGCGCAGCGGACAGCTCTTTAGTCAGGGTAATGGTGCCTGGATCACGCCCAAGGACAAACTCGCCAGTAGCAGTGCGATGAAGAACGGAGAGTGGAATACGTTGCGAGTCTTAGCCGTTGGTCCACGAATCCAAACGTGGGTCAATGGCCAGCAGATTGCGGACGTGACCGACGAAGAAGCCTACGCCAAGTATCCATCGGGCGTGATCGCACTGCAGGTGCACGGTGTCAAGAATTCACCAGAGAAAGGTCGCCACGTCTCGTTTCGATCCATTCGTATTCGCAAAATCGAAACCGCCAAGTAA
- a CDS encoding Gfo/Idh/MocA family oxidoreductase, protein MFDQEQLDAVMIATPDHVRVRAAIIACAKGLDIYAEKPLSFSIPEGRALVSAVRKHKRILQVGTQQRSTAINRYACQFVRDGGLGKVHTILVKNMPGSRPAGGLTSVAVPEGMDWNRFCDQAPLLGYNPDLHRNWRRYDPFTGGTICDRGAHALDMVHLAMGWDAIAPKRIEPTDEGNNYWERGVRMYYPDGTEVRVENKAGPEFGGIFTGDKGKMEINRGRFACNPKGLLQEFEGADTENHVANWLDCIQSREEPNAPVEVGHLVTSVSHLINICRITGRAIDWDATAEQIVGDKEANDLLTKTRRPEFALPKT, encoded by the coding sequence ATGTTCGACCAGGAACAACTCGATGCGGTGATGATCGCGACTCCGGATCATGTGCGGGTGCGAGCCGCCATCATCGCCTGTGCCAAAGGCCTGGATATTTACGCGGAGAAGCCGCTCAGTTTCAGCATTCCGGAAGGTCGCGCACTTGTGAGCGCGGTCCGCAAACACAAGCGAATCCTTCAGGTGGGAACACAACAACGTAGCACCGCCATCAACCGGTATGCCTGCCAGTTCGTTCGCGATGGTGGCCTGGGAAAGGTCCACACGATCCTGGTCAAAAACATGCCAGGCTCGCGGCCCGCAGGTGGCTTAACATCGGTAGCGGTTCCGGAGGGAATGGACTGGAATCGTTTTTGCGATCAGGCACCGCTGCTGGGATACAACCCCGATCTTCATCGTAATTGGCGGCGATACGATCCGTTTACAGGGGGCACGATTTGCGATCGTGGAGCCCATGCGCTCGACATGGTTCATCTGGCGATGGGCTGGGACGCCATTGCGCCCAAGAGGATCGAACCGACTGACGAAGGCAACAACTATTGGGAGCGCGGCGTCCGCATGTACTATCCTGATGGCACGGAGGTGCGCGTAGAAAACAAAGCTGGACCCGAGTTTGGCGGCATCTTCACTGGTGACAAAGGAAAAATGGAAATCAATCGTGGGCGATTCGCCTGCAACCCGAAGGGGCTCCTTCAAGAGTTCGAAGGAGCCGACACCGAAAACCACGTTGCGAACTGGCTTGATTGCATCCAATCGCGAGAAGAACCCAACGCACCGGTCGAAGTGGGGCATCTTGTGACGAGCGTTTCGCACTTAATCAATATCTGTCGAATCACCGGCCGCGCGATCGACTGGGATGCGACTGCAGAACAGATCGTTGGAGACAAAGAGGCTAACGACCTGCTCACCAAAACTCGCCGTCCCGAATTTGCACTGCCGAAAACCTAA
- a CDS encoding sulfatase-like hydrolase/transferase gives MHVSAQSAERQPNFVVILADDLGYGDLGCCGAKDIATPHIDKMAREGAKFNVCYVAPVCSPTRASLMTGTHPTRVGIGGVLFPRNNHGLNPNEITLPELLKRQDYATAIIGKWHLGNQDMFQPLNHGFDYWYGTPASNSQGFDPKIKQYAEDCFWREGYTRESIRTMNEAPCPLVRNNIVIEVPADQTHFTQRYTRESAAQAAQRDPQAADESGAGKTTRYRDAL, from the coding sequence ATGCATGTCAGCGCTCAATCAGCCGAACGCCAACCGAATTTCGTTGTTATCCTCGCCGATGACCTCGGCTACGGCGACCTCGGATGTTGCGGCGCGAAGGACATCGCCACTCCTCACATCGACAAGATGGCGCGCGAAGGAGCGAAGTTCAATGTATGCTACGTCGCGCCAGTCTGCTCGCCGACTCGCGCCTCGCTCATGACCGGTACCCATCCGACGCGTGTTGGCATTGGTGGTGTGTTATTCCCGCGCAACAACCATGGCCTGAACCCTAACGAAATCACACTACCAGAGCTATTGAAACGTCAGGACTATGCGACGGCCATCATCGGCAAGTGGCATCTCGGCAATCAGGACATGTTTCAGCCGCTCAACCATGGGTTTGATTACTGGTACGGAACGCCGGCATCCAATAGCCAGGGCTTCGATCCCAAGATCAAGCAGTACGCGGAAGATTGTTTTTGGCGAGAAGGATACACCCGCGAGAGCATCCGCACGATGAACGAAGCGCCGTGCCCACTTGTGCGAAACAACATTGTCATCGAAGTGCCCGCCGACCAAACGCATTTCACACAGCGTTACACACGCGAATCTGCCGCGCAAGCAGCGCAACGCGATCCTCAAGCAGCGGACGAAAGCGGCGCAGGGAAAACAACGCGATATCGAGATGCTCTTTAA
- a CDS encoding sulfatase-like hydrolase/transferase: MITRHQRQLLIPLFVLSTLLSAKGTVWATEPAKPNVVYILADDVGWGDLSVHGGGVPTPNIDKLFAQGIEVSHFMGWCVCSPTRAMFLTGRHPIRVGTGPEVGGELSLDETTIAEGFKANGYRTGVFGKWHSGSDPDTPAFRAAFAEAFKAIPNKQFAGGHGANAHGFDEAWVYYGGGADFFNRRTVQGRGPVSWWHNREFRPDDEGYTDDLVTQRAIEFIRENKDQPFFCYVPFHIAHAPLQAKENDLAAIDSKTAAKLPTASGKTSDEGKHIHAAMLHSMDNNIAAIRDELEKLGLSDNTIFVFTSDNGAMEAGSSLPLRGHKHTIYEGGVRLPTAIYWPKGGLTGGRKWNGLCGALDMFPTLMAMTDSTMPKTQPLDGKNVWPALRDNQPSPVESYYFIWHDEDAIRTDRWKLHRFHGRYELYDITIDETESNNIADSHPDVVKSLSAKMDAWAESLGAAISHQPAPKKYHVPAAPDGEVLAVTVTITDKAKPKDRLVINIANWIGTQYATDWIDFDIAFSPTSPKKHPYFSTLEGNNSKPFGPLFKPGTSVDQFGRDQSTGPGIADVNSVWEHRIIGLSSTAPGPLSKHGIVFTGGTPGTFTVYLDNLRIRHADGSTTPLWSSGKDTRAGKFTPSDLFTDLKIRTINVSEVRP, from the coding sequence ATGATCACTCGACACCAACGGCAACTGCTGATTCCCCTTTTTGTGTTGTCGACTCTGCTCTCCGCGAAGGGAACTGTCTGGGCAACTGAGCCAGCGAAGCCCAACGTCGTTTATATCCTCGCCGACGATGTTGGCTGGGGCGATTTGAGTGTGCATGGCGGCGGAGTTCCCACGCCGAACATTGATAAGCTCTTCGCTCAAGGCATCGAGGTATCGCACTTCATGGGCTGGTGCGTTTGCTCGCCAACACGCGCTATGTTCCTGACGGGTCGCCATCCGATTCGCGTCGGCACAGGGCCAGAAGTTGGTGGCGAACTATCGCTCGACGAGACAACCATCGCCGAAGGTTTCAAGGCCAACGGCTATCGAACCGGCGTCTTTGGAAAATGGCACAGCGGCAGTGATCCCGACACCCCTGCTTTCCGCGCTGCCTTTGCCGAGGCTTTCAAGGCCATACCCAACAAACAGTTCGCTGGTGGGCATGGCGCGAATGCCCATGGCTTCGACGAAGCCTGGGTCTACTACGGCGGCGGTGCTGACTTCTTCAATCGCCGAACTGTCCAGGGGCGCGGGCCGGTCTCGTGGTGGCACAACCGTGAGTTCCGCCCGGACGACGAAGGTTACACCGACGACCTCGTCACACAGCGTGCCATCGAGTTCATTCGTGAGAACAAAGACCAGCCTTTCTTCTGCTATGTCCCGTTCCACATCGCTCACGCGCCTCTGCAGGCCAAAGAAAACGACTTAGCCGCCATCGATTCGAAGACCGCCGCAAAACTTCCGACGGCAAGTGGGAAAACAAGCGACGAAGGGAAACACATCCACGCAGCGATGTTGCATTCGATGGACAACAACATCGCCGCAATCCGCGATGAACTCGAGAAACTTGGTCTCAGCGACAACACGATTTTCGTCTTCACCAGCGACAACGGTGCCATGGAAGCAGGGAGCAGCCTGCCGCTTCGAGGTCATAAGCATACGATCTACGAAGGTGGCGTACGGCTGCCGACTGCAATTTACTGGCCCAAGGGTGGCTTAACTGGCGGTCGCAAATGGAATGGTCTGTGCGGGGCGCTCGACATGTTCCCAACTCTCATGGCCATGACCGACTCCACGATGCCCAAGACGCAGCCTCTCGATGGCAAGAATGTCTGGCCCGCACTGCGTGACAATCAGCCTAGCCCCGTCGAGAGCTACTATTTCATCTGGCACGACGAAGATGCGATTCGCACCGATCGCTGGAAACTCCACCGCTTTCACGGTCGCTATGAACTCTACGACATCACGATCGATGAAACCGAATCCAACAACATTGCCGACTCGCACCCCGATGTAGTGAAATCTCTTTCCGCGAAGATGGATGCGTGGGCCGAATCGCTCGGCGCGGCAATCAGTCATCAACCTGCGCCGAAGAAGTATCACGTGCCAGCCGCTCCCGATGGCGAAGTGCTGGCGGTCACCGTGACCATCACCGACAAGGCGAAGCCGAAAGACCGTCTTGTCATCAACATCGCCAACTGGATTGGCACGCAGTACGCCACGGATTGGATCGATTTCGACATTGCCTTCTCACCGACCTCGCCAAAGAAGCATCCTTACTTTTCCACGCTGGAAGGGAATAACTCGAAACCCTTTGGTCCACTCTTTAAACCTGGAACCAGCGTGGACCAATTCGGCCGCGACCAGAGCACAGGCCCCGGGATCGCCGACGTCAACAGCGTCTGGGAACACCGCATTATCGGCCTTTCGAGCACCGCGCCCGGACCGCTCAGCAAGCATGGCATCGTCTTCACCGGCGGCACACCGGGAACCTTTACGGTCTACCTCGACAACCTTCGCATCCGCCATGCCGACGGCAGCACCACGCCACTTTGGAGCAGCGGAAAAGACACCCGCGCTGGCAAGTTCACGCCAAGCGATCTGTTTACCGACCTAAAGATTCGCACGATCAACGTGAGCGAGGTTCGCCCATGA